The window ATTACTTGAGAGAAGAACAGTACATACAACCAAGTGAATGATACTTACGACCTAAATTTCAGTGTTTGTGAGTAATAACAACAGCTACAACAGTCAATGGATGCATTGTTGTTGGACTGGCTCTTTAAGGGAGCATAAATAATGCACCATTATCCATTTTAACCATCCATCTCCCGTGGGACCCTACTAAAAGCCTTCCAGGCACTGTAAAATGTACCATTATTGAATTATAATGAAAAGACAACAGCTTGGAAGCAGACATCCAAATCAATTAAGAGCCATTTAAACATGAATTATGACTCAAGGTCCTGTGGAAatgtttttaaaataataattaatGATGACGATGAATTTCTGTTTAGTGCTTCTGTGTACAATACCTTTTAACTGCACCTGGGACTTTAAAGACAATCAACATACAAACTATGAAATACTACATATACACTGGTGGGACAAAACTAGACAAAACTAGACTACACTGTATGCACTCACAATCATTTTGCGTAACAGTTTTGTCTTCTCGTTCTCTACATTCTCCTTCTCCATGGTCTGAGAAGCGAACAGTTCCTGTATTGTGAGGCCTGTTCCTCTCCTGTGTCCTGAGGGCTCATTCTGGACAATCACCTCATCAATTAGACATCCCAGCCACCTGTGTGTTGGCTTACGGAGAGGTTTCCACTAACACCGGCCAacactccctcccaccctctttaCACCTGTGTGTTGGCTTACGGAGAGGTTTCCACTAACACCGGCCAacactccctcccaccctctttaCACCTGTAACCTTACCTGGGTGACTGTCTGGCCACTTAGCGAAGCCGCCCACCAAACGGTCCTGAGTGGATAAGATGTAGTTCCGGTTCTTCTCGAAATTAGTATACTGAAAGACGTCTAGGAGCTGAGAATGGGACAGGTTAGAATTAGGATTATAAGGGTCAAGTGTAGACACAACAGAGTGTGTGAAggactgcaatgctgctgggtttatcacgctcaacagtttcctgtgtgtatcaagaattgtcaaccacccaaaggacattcagccaacttgacaactgtgggaagcattggagtcaatatgggccagcatccccatggaacacttgacaccttgtagaatcaatgcgccgacaaattgaggctgttctgagggtgggggtggggggcggGGTACAactcaatgttttgtacactcactgtatGTCTCCAGAGCCCATTTCTCAAGACTCAGGTGTATTCCTGACCGTCTCCTGTTCCACTGTTCCATAAACATTGCACAGTGACAGTTGGCTAAACACGCCATCACTGTCTCGATTACTAATACTTTAGTGAGAGCTCCTAGACCGTATGCTAATGCCACCCAGTCCCATTGGATGCATGGCATGCACCTTTCTTGTTCTTTATGACATTATGAACAACACCGTTATTGGGGGGACGGACCATCCGTAACACCACTGGCACACATTGAACTGCATCACTCCAAAAAGGGTTTTAACATAATGGGCTGCTAAATGTACGTCAAAGCATACTACCAACATATTTTATGAATTAACTGGACGCTTCGATAATAAAGCAACGTTAATGGACTGTAAAGGTACGCTGGTATGTCTGCAGAGGTTCCAGCATAggtcctgttacctccagtgtggcGCCCACCCAGAAGGAGTAGCACGTGTCGACGGGCTTGTTGGGGCGGCCTTGGAAGCCGTTCTGCTGTCTCATGATGCACCAGCGGCGTATCCTGTTCAGCTCGCGCTGGCTGAAAATCTCCTCTAATTTGCCCATCAGACTCAGGGCTGCGACGGCACAGAACGTGGACCCACCTGGCAGACAGAATGCTTAATGACAGGGTTTATTAGCCACCGGCACAGCGCCACTATCCATCACCCGTTTCCCTTTTCAGCTGTCACAACATCAGCATCAGAGCCTTCTTATCACTTCCCAACTGCAGAGCTGTAATTGTGGGGGAAGATGCAGAAGCCCGGGGAACAGCTCTGTGTGGAGCCCATTAAAAATGAGGGAGGACCTTGCACTCTGCAGATAGTTAAGAGGAATGTGTGTACCTACCTATTTGAGATAATACGAATAATCAAGCTATTTCCCACAAAAAAATTGTACGGTTTGCATCCAGGGTTGAATAAAATGTTATAatttccactttttttttttttttgacttgATAGAAATGCTTTGTGTAACGTGCCATGGGTTCATTACGCAAATCTCTCCCGGCAGTAGCTTAGCTAAGCCTGGGGGTTTCCCTGGAATAATAGGGTTTCATTGGCAGGAATTGGTtttggtactattttcacaagCATGTGGTAAAATGTCaaaactcttagtacaaaacccCAAACatatcataaaaaaaaaaaaaaatcccccaaaaagtttttaagcacattttcaattgactaagtacaacacacaaaatcacacaGTAATTCTTTCACCAAACCTAATCAGTGTTTCATCTCGAAATACCTTTCATATTAAGTAACTGCCTTTCACAATGCGATGTTCACAATGGCGTGGCCATGTGCTGACCAACCAGCAGGAGTGGGCAGTGGTGGAAATGGTGAGGGCCAGAAATGACATATGGCTGTCTGAAATAAAACATGTCATTGAGGAGAATGATGACACCTTTGCCAATGTGGCATCCATCAGCCTTCCAACAATCGCCCGCCTTTTGAAGAGGTACCAGGTATCTATGAAAGACATTTACCTGGTGCCTTTTGAGAGAAACAACGACCAGGTGAAACACCTGCGGGTCGAGTACGTTCAGGTAcagcactatatactgtattactgttactATTAATGCACATGGTACTTCACAATATTATACTGGAACTATACTGTAAAATTAACTAACCAAAATATAATTTTAGAGGGTGATGGTGCTTAATGGTGCTGTGAATCATGAATCACAAGTATATCTTTGTTGATGAAGCGGGATTCAACCTGGCCAAATAACGGCTTCGTGGGAGGAACCTCATCGACCAACGGGCGACCGTCCAAGTGCCTGGACAACGTGGGGGAAACATCTCCATGAGCGCAGCTATCTCAGAAGATGGTGTGATAGGACGTAGGGCATCACTTGGATCCTACAGCGCTGCGCAGCTCATTGTGTTTCGCAGGCCTGTCAAGGTGAAGGGGTTACCTATGTCATCATGTGGGACAATGTCAGGTTCCAGCCAGCAGAGGTGGTTCAGGCATGGTTTCGGGCCCATCCCTGATTCGTGACGCTATATTTTCAGTCAATAATGTAAGTGTTTTGCCTAATGTGAAAACTGTAATCTATtgtaatttacagtactgtagcatattaATTTCAGcacttttttgtttatttttaccccctttttctccccaatttcgggATTACGATCTTGTGTCATCGCTGCAAcgccccaacgggctcgggagaggcgaaggttgagtcatgctTCCTACGAAAAACGACCTGCCAAGCCACGCTTTTTAACACCAGCTTGttaaacccggaagccagccgcaccgccacaaggagtcgctagagcgcgatgagtcaAGTAAatccccccagccaaaccctcccctaactcagacgaagctgggccaattgtgctctatgggactcccggtcacggccagttATGACACTAcgaggcagtgccttagactgctgcgccacttgggaagcCTAACTTCAGCACTTCTAAGGGCGATTTGAAACACATATCTTAAATTGTTTGCTACCGGATTAACTAGTAGTTAAAACGACTACATCGAAACGATACACTACATgattaaaagtatgtggacactgctcgtcgaacatctcattccaaaatcacgggcattaaTACGGACAAACTgacctgttggaaaggtggcatcctattatggtgccacgttgaaagattgaactcttcagtaaggccattctactgccaatgtttgtctatggagattgcatggctgtgtgctcgatgtaatacacctgtcagcaacgggtgtggccggaatagccaaatccactcatttaaagggttgttcacatacttttgtatgtatagtgtattaTTTTATTGCGTTTTGGTGATTAAACCAATGTTCTCATTACATTTCACAATAAACATACATTTTGAATCAACGGTTGTGTGGTGAGAGATGTTTACAATCCAAATGAACGCACCATGACAGGTTTTGAATGAAAGACTGGCTGTGTTACAAGTTGTGTGACCAGTTATgaagttttgtactaagagttgtaCATACTTGGGAAAATAGTACCAAAGggatgaaaaaatatatttaaaaaatatatttaaaaaggaGATTTGTTCTAATATGGTTTTGGACTAATGGCTAATCCCTTTCTAGAACCATAATATCCATCAATCTCGAGGTCTGCATGCCATACTCACCATGCGATTCCAATCCAGCCCCCTGGCCAATGCCATTGTCATATGACTAAGGAAGCAAAAACAACATTCTATTAGACAAACATAGCACCACAGACCATGTGAGGGATGGATAGCCATCACTGAAACCATGTAATAACTTTCAGATCAAGTGTGGTGTGACAGATGTGATCTATGACGTAAGGAGAGATCAGGAAACAAGCTGCTCAATCAACCACGTGGAGCAATCCATGTCCACAGTGCTGCTTGCATACCGTACGAAACCACACTTCATACACACACTTGATGAGAGACAGACTAGCTTTGGGGACAATAATAATGATGAACTAACAATGTTGAAGGTAGTGAGCTCCACGCCCCAGGAGATAAAATTCAACCAAATTTGAATGAGTAAGAGGATTAGAGTCCGGTAAAGACCTTTCCTCCCGTGGGATCATATCCTCTATTTATAGGCATCTGAGAATAACCCTGGAGTCCTCTTAAAAACCAGCCAACAGCATGGTCCAaacaacacacatacaccacagctCAGTGTAATCCACTACAACCACCTAAACAGGAACACCGCTGCCTTCCCTGTGGACAGGATTATGTCATCTTCTGTTGGATTACATACGAACGAAGGGGGGGTCACAGGGGGGTCACAGGGGAGATCACAGGGGGGGTCACAGGGGGGGTCACAGGGGGCACCATCACTATCATTAGACCCAGCAGGATCCAGTAGTGCCTGCTCTCCTCACCCCCGTCTGGCCAGCCCCCTGTGACTTGCAGAGGGGAGAATGAAGACAGGATGGTAACAAAACCCTCAGACATTTTGTGTTGGGTGAATTCTGTGTAAACTGTTTCTCTTTGAAGTCGCGGACAGTAGAGAGGGTTGTTAAAGTCAGGCTGTTAACAGGTGAGGGCCCTTTGATTCCAATGCACCTTCAAGATGAGCTGTTTGACCTAGGCCTTCCTCTCTGACGTGTTGTCTATGATACGAGAAataaacactgtgttaaaccaaTGTTGGGTTAAAACACAGTTTTACAACCTAGCAAGTAGATTTGAGTATTTGAGAGTAAATTTAGCAGAAAGAGGTCAGCGGTTGAGGATTGAACCCTTCTAGAGAATACTGACAAGGCTCAGGGCCACAGGACGCTTGATGACAGAGACTAAGTGAAACAGCTGACTTACCATACTTCCCCTGATGTAGTCGATGGCCTTCTTGATGTCCATGCCTGACCAGTCATCGAGCATGTAGCAGATGCACGCTGCGCAGTACACAAACCTCATGTCATTTTCACTTCCCTCTGGGACCGCATAGAAACTGGAATCAGACATCGCGGCAGAcgttaaattgttttttttttctacTAGTAAGGACGAGGTGTGCTGTGTCAATGTGTTTTACTGGTTAAATCCTCTCAGAACAATACTTTCAAACAAGATGCAGTGATCTGTCTGACACAGTGGTCGTCCCATTGACATGGTTAAACAGGGTCTCCTTTCACATAAAGCACAAAGACCTATAAAGTACCAAAAACTCACAGAAGAAGAATACTTGTCCAAGAACAAAATGTGATCTGTCACCCCTCATTGGGTTGGAAGTATTGGATCAGGCACAGTGCCCCTGGAGCAATTGTGTATgttaagtgccttactcaaggCACTACcaggaagaaagaaaaaaaacaataacTCATTGTTTGTAGATATGGTAAAGACAGAGGAGAGTGACTGGGTGTTTACCTTCCGTCCTCTAGCTGCAGGGCTTTCAGGCCCATCAGACAGGCCTCCTTATTGACACGACTCAGGTCGTCCCCCAGTAGGACCAGGCAGGCCAGGCCAGTGTACGTCATGGCCACATGGCCACTGTCATACGGGTGGGATACTCCTGGGCCCTGAGGAGGCAAATTGATTGAATCAGCTAGCTTAtataggctgtgtttacacagacagcccaattcagacattttttaaatttttggaccaatcagatcagcactAATgtcaataattgggcaaaatacCAGAATTGGGGTGCCTGTGTCAACACAGCCAAAGACATTTAAAGGGAAGCATGCTAGCTGATCCCGAAGACTTCCAGTCATTACACTAACACTAGTTAGGATTGGCTCATGAGACTACCtcgaacttccttcatactgtacgcataaatggtatccacaagttcatctgactctaggGAAGTAGATAAAGCGCTTTAttgcaaaacatttcaaactatccctttaaatggcAACCACTTAATCAATATGTTGAACAAGGATGTGTTTCAAGATCAATACCTTGGAGGTGCTGTATGGAACTCCAATGTGTGATGATCCTCGAAACCCACAACGTCCTAAATTGGATTCTGAGGGGGAAGCACACAAAATATTTGAATTGGATTTTGTTGTATGAGAAACAACGGTAATGCCAGACGACATAAAAATTGAAAGATCTCCccgattaactctttaatcagaCTGCAGTTTAACTATGGCCCTGCTTACACCTAGCATCTTGCTTTTgaaattatatgagcaaaaaatatttcattttatacgacaagccagacaaaattaaacaggcctatttatataatgaatatgaatttggagggcagaaatgattaaatattaaagcattagacctctcactaaaggcgtatacttaaatccgaactggttctctagcagattagcAAGAaagtctcaccccatgttcaagattggcttttttccctttattcagattacaacctctcactttcagttatttgaaaatgaaatctccagaatatcgctatttttaaaacaagccatagaaagttggttgcaattgcagtttaatccaccagaaaggAGAACAAATACAACAAATagtatggttaaactcaaatatactaattgattaaaaaaacaatattcgtttatttttattttgtttatgttataatctgtaaattatatcataaataggactggtggagttgtcaTACATGCAGCtgacaaaaatatatggaaatgtctgctctactcaaaattacaaccaactaactGCAGgattaccgcaaaaatggaagaggcttgtggaagggggagaaagtaaggaacttgtctgtcgacCCTGCATCAAAGACCAAATTGGTTAAAGCAAATTGGGATAAATagaaaagtataccagtttaatttaagGGCCAAAAAAGGGACATGTGTGTCATatagactgaaaaatagctgGGACAagatttgacacacacaccataaaaatatatgggggggcattggaaattatgcagacaattgcATTTATGGAAGCCACCtccgcaatattaaagctgatctaccacctaaaaaaattaaaacatttaataataataataatgatatttAAGGAAATGAATGCATAAATAGATTCTGTGTGTACTGTTCTAAAATCAGATCCCATATTCATAAAgcgatcctagatcagcactcctactctgatacTATTTTATAACACCATAAACACAAGTCAAGGTATTGTCTGTTGCTGTGGGGCAACTCAACTAGGTGcaatgctgccatctagtgggtaGCTATAAGGTCAGCTTAATAAAGGAGAAATGTATTCTCTGAATACGAGTAGGCCAGACAAGTACCATATGTTTGTAGCTTTCTATGTCCAATGGACAAATAAGttcttaataatggaacactagtcactttaataaatgtCTACATACtgcgttactcatctcatatgtatatactgtattctagtctactgtattttagtcaatgccccTCCGACATTGCTTGtcgtaatatttatatattccttaattccattattttacttttagacgtgtgtattgttgtgaattgttagttactactgcactgttggagctaggaacacaagcatttccctacacctgcaataacatctgctaaatatgtttatacaaccaataagatttgatttgcgTTTGGTGCCTGAATAATTTAAAAAAGTGAGCCCTGAGCAGATGGTCAGAGTTGGCCCATCATCCAGAGGAGTGAGCTCTTTAAAATATGCACAGCAAACTACAGGATGTTGGGTGGGGCAAGTGAAAAAGTATGGCTGCTGGCCAAATACATGCCTCGCAAACTCTTGTATATGAGCGTTTCTACAACCTGTGTCAATGCCTaacacattttttacatttaactaggcaagtcagttaagaacaaattcttatttacaatgacggcctaccaaaaggcaaaaagcctcctgtggggacgggggcctggggtataaaaaaagaaaaagaaatacaatataaatataggacaaaacacacatcacaacaagagagacacaacactacatcaagagagacctaagacaacataacaaggcagaaaaacagcatggtagcaacacaacatggtagcactagcagcacaaaaacatggtacaaacattattgggcaaagtcaacagcacaaaggtcaagaaggtggagacaacaatacatcacacaaagcagccacaactgtcagtaagagtgtccatgattgagtctttgaatgaagagatggagataaaactgtccagtttgagtgtttgttgcagctcgttccagtcgctagctgcagcgaactgaaaagaggagcgacccagggatgtgtgtgctttggggacctttaacagaatgtgactggcagaacgggtgttgtatgtggagaatgagggctgcagtagatatctcagattggGGGGAGTGAGGCCGTCAAGGGTTTTTATAAagaagcatcaaccagtgggtcgtGCATCAGGtacacagagatgaccagttcacagaggagtatagagtgcagtgatgtgtcctataaggagtattggtggcaaatctgatggccgaatggtaaagaacatctagccgctcgagagcacccttacctgccgaccTATAAATGatatctccgtaatctagcatgggtaggatggtcatctgaatcagggttagtttggcttTACGATAGagttacgatagaggaaaccaagtctagatttaactttagcctacagctttgatatgtgctgaaagaaggacagtgcaccgtctagccacactcctaagtacttgtatgaggtgactacctcaagctctaaaccttcagaggtagtaataacacctgtgggaagagggatattcttcttaccaaaccacatgacctttaaatttggaggtgttcagaacaaggttaagggtagggaaagcttgttggacactaagaaggCTTTGTTGTAGGGCATTTAACACAACATCCAGAAAGTAATGTGTAGCATTGTGGTGCTGTATGATTTACACGTGCGATATATGGTTGACCTAAACCTTTTTTAATATACTGTCCACTGTTATAGCTACATAGCCCTAGAATTCACACTGATCGACTGTACTTGGCACAGTGTATTATGCACATAATCTAAGAGTAGAGAGCAAATAACTCCTAAACCATAGAAGACTAGGCTAAATGGTTGCTTTTTAGTAGCCAACAG is drawn from Salvelinus fontinalis isolate EN_2023a chromosome 4, ASM2944872v1, whole genome shotgun sequence and contains these coding sequences:
- the LOC129853070 gene encoding geranylgeranyl transferase type-1 subunit beta-like; the encoded protein is MAEEENPLAEFEQIDFLKDRHVRFFQRCLQVLPERYSSLETSRLTIVFFALSGLDVLDSLNIIDKPSLIEWVYSLQVIPTEDQSNLGRCGFRGSSHIGVPYSTSKGPGVSHPYDSGHVAMTYTGLACLVLLGDDLSRVNKEACLMGLKALQLEDGSFYAVPEGSENDMRFVYCAACICYMLDDWSGMDIKKAIDYIRGSMSYDNGIGQGAGLESHGGSTFCAVAALSLMGKLEEIFSQRELNRIRRWCIMRQQNGFQGRPNKPVDTCYSFWVGATLELLDVFQYTNFEKNRNYILSTQDRLVGGFAKWPDSHPDPLHAYFGICGLSLIGEANLRRVHPALNVSQRAFEYLQHLHRTWRGTCT